A genome region from Gouania willdenowi chromosome 9, fGouWil2.1, whole genome shotgun sequence includes the following:
- the kdm2ba gene encoding lysine (K)-specific demethylase 2Ba isoform X3, whose translation MALSLSGDDEEYDSESEQQRAANRPKPKMGTSTAVKLPSNRSSSGARRRRTRCRKCEACLRPECGECHFCKDMKKFGGPGRMKQSCIMRQCIAPVLPHTAVCVVCKEAGKEDTLEDEEDKFNFMLMECSICNEIVHPNCLKISDASGVVNDELPNCWECPKCNHAGKSGKALKQKRGPGFKYASNLPGSLLREQKPGKDEGDTSSAAKKRPERDETPRFKLEDRHPPVLSPSSLLRARPEDKLRKKRKLFDDEEEELSMRRKICEKSDDPYFSKLVHQIKTEEDDDAYEEEEEEGRDSRYRSGAEWKGRYGDAEEADYRDSKIDLLSLRLKTPVGDSDQSHCSSPQAGPSSEGGSETQDKGPRPKARRKRRLPNRELSRELSKALNQEIQKTEDSLANENRQPLKVEPESENEEPKRLFRNELNDQRCHLKAKEMNGTPWELRHFYPSQITPLGFNRSTPTSRPAPPRSPPKCVQMERHVIRPPPISPPPDGLPLKDGKMHVMQREAWMEVFQHLTHQELCVCMRVCKTWNRWCCDKRLWIQIDLNRCTSITPLMLSGIIRRQPIYLDLSWTNISKKQLSWLINRLPGLRVLKLSGCSWAAVSALCTSSCPLLRTLDVQWVEGLKDPQMRDLLSPPTDNRPGQLDTRCKLRNVEDLRLAGLDITDTSLRLISRQMPSLSRLDLSYCNHINDQSVNLLTAAGTTTRDSLTEINLSVCNRVTDHSLNFFKRCGSICQIDLRFCKQVTKTACERFIAEMSVSVPFRLKEEKLLHKAS comes from the exons ATGGCCTTGTCATTGAGCGGAGACGACGAGGAGTATGATTCAGAGTCTGAGCAG CAGCGTGCAGCTAACCGGCCAAAGCCTAAGATGGGGACATCAACGGCTGTTAAGCTTCCGTCCAATCGCAGCTCTTCGGGGGCCCGACGCAGGCGGACGCGCTGCCGAAAGTGCGAGGCGTGCCTGCGCCCTGAGTGTGGGGAGTGTCACTTCTGCAAAGACATGAAGAAGTTTGGTGGGCCCGGGCGCATGAAACAGTCATGCATAATGAGACAATGCATCGCG CCGGTGCTACCtcacactgctgtgtgtgtggtgtgtaaaGAAGCAGGAAAGGAGGACACACTGGAGGACGAGGAGGACAAGTTCAACTTTATGCTCATGGAGTGCTCGATCTGCAATGAGATCGTCCATCCCAACTGCCTGAAG ataagtgatgcCTCTGGAGTGGTGAACGACGAACTGCCAAACTGTTGGGAGTGCCCCAAATGCAACCATGCGGGGAAAAGTGGAAAA GCACTGAAGCAAAAAagaggtcctgggttcaaataTGCCTCCAACCTCCCGGGCTCTTTGCTGAGGGAGCAGAAGCCTGGGAAAGACGAAGGAGACACTTCTTCTGCCGCCAAGAAGAGACCGGAGAGAGACGAGACGCCCAGGTTCAAACTGGAGGACAGACACCCACCGGTGCTGTCACCCAGCAGCCTGCTGAGAGCCAGACCTGAAGACAAactgaggaagaagaggaagctgtttgatgatgaagaagaggagCTTAGCATGCGGAGGAAAATATGC GAAAAGTCAGACGACCCTTATTTCTCCAAACTTGTGCATCAAATCAAGACAGAGGAGGATGACGATGCgtatgaggaagaggaagaagaaggacGGGACTCTCGCTACCGTAGTGGCGCCGAGTGGAAAGGACGCTATGGAGACGCAGAAGAAGCAGATTACAGAGACTCTAAGATCGACCTTTTGAGTCTTCGTCTGAAAACTCCGGTCGGAGACAGCGACCAGTCCCACTGCAGCTCCCCACAGGCGGGTCCCAGCAGCGAGGGTGGGAGTGAGACCCAGGACAAAGGGCCACGCCCAAAAGCGCGGCGTAAACGGCGTCTGCCTAACAGAGAGCTGAGTCGAGAATTGAGCAAAGCCTTGAACCAGGAGATCCAGAAAACCGAGGACAGCCTGGCCAATGAGAACCGGCAGCCCCTAAAGGTAGAGCCTGAGAGTGAAAATGAAGAGCCCAAGAGGCTGTTCCGCAACGAGCTGAACGATCAGAGGTGCCACCTGAAGGCCAAAGAAATGAACGGGACTCCCTGGGAGTTACGCCACTTCTACCCTAGTCAAATCACTCCACTGGGTTTCAACCGGAGCACTCCCACCTCCCGGCCCGCCCCACCACGATCTCCTCCCAAGTGCGTCCAGATGGAGCGTCACGTCATCAGACCTCCTCCCATCAGCCCCCCGCCCGACGGACTGCCTCTAAAAGACGGCAAGATGCACGTCATGCAGCGCGAAGCCTGGATGGAAGTTTTCCAACATCTCACTCACCAGGAGCTGTGCGTCTGCATGAGAGTCTGCAAAACATGGAACAGATG GTGTTGTGATAAGAGACTTTGGATACAGATTGATCTGAACCGCTGCACCTCCATCACTCCACTGATGCTGAGCGGCATTATCCGCCGACAGCCCATTTATTTAGACCTCAGCTGGACCAACATATCCAAGAAGCAGTTAAGCTGGCTCATTAATCGGTTACCAG GTCTGCGAGTGTTGAAGCTGTCAGGATGCTCCTGGGCAGCCGTGTCTGCACTCTGCACCTCCAGCTGCCCTCTGCTGCGGACCCTGGATGTCCAGTGGGTGGAGGGACTCAAAGACCCACAGATGAGGGACCTTCTGTCACCGCCCACAGACAACAGACCAG GTCAGCTGGACACTCGCTGTAAGCTACGTAACGTGGAGGATCTGCGTCTGGCAGGACTCGACATCACAGACACGTCCCTTCGCCTCATCAGCCGACAGATGCCTTCACTGTCACGGCTGGACCTCAGCTACTGCAACCACATCAATGATCAGTCTGTCAACCTGCTGACCGCAGCAGGGACCACCACCAGGGACTCTCTCACTGAGATCAACCTGTCAG TTTGTAATCGAGTCACAGACCATTCCTTGAACTTTTTCAAACGCTGCGGGAGCATCTGCCAGATCGACCTCCGCTTCTGCAAACAGGTGACCAAGACGGCCTGTGAAAGGTTCATCGCAGAGATGTCAGTAAGCGTCCCGTTCCGACTCAAAGAGGAGAAACTGCTGCACAAGGCCAGCTAG
- the kdm2ba gene encoding lysine (K)-specific demethylase 2Ba isoform X2 — translation MALSLSGDDEEYDSESEQRAANRPKPKMGTSTAVKLPSNRSSSGARRRRTRCRKCEACLRPECGECHFCKDMKKFGGPGRMKQSCIMRQCIAPVLPHTAVCVVCKEAGKEDTLEDEEDKFNFMLMECSICNEIVHPNCLKISDASGVVNDELPNCWECPKCNHAGKSGKALKQKRGPGFKYASNLPGSLLREQKPGKDEGDTSSAAKKRPERDETPRFKLEDRHPPVLSPSSLLRARPEDKLRKKRKLFDDEEEELSMRRKICEKSDDPYFSKLVHQIKTEEDDDAYEEEEEEGRDSRYRSGAEWKGRYGDAEEADYRDSKIDLLSLRLKTPVGDSDQSHCSSPQAGPSSEGGSETQDKGPRPKARRKRRLPNRELSRELSKALNQEIQKTEDSLANENRQPLKVEPESENEEPKRLFRNELNDQRCHLKAKEMNGTPWELRHFYPSQITPLGFNRSTPTSRPAPPRSPPKCVQMERHVIRPPPISPPPDGLPLKDGKMHVMQREAWMEVFQHLTHQELCVCMRVCKTWNRWCCDKRLWIQIDLNRCTSITPLMLSGIIRRQPIYLDLSWTNISKKQLSWLINRLPGLRVLKLSGCSWAAVSALCTSSCPLLRTLDVQWVEGLKDPQMRDLLSPPTDNRPGQLDTRCKLRNVEDLRLAGLDITDTSLRLISRQMPSLSRLDLSYCNHINDQSVNLLTAAGTTTRDSLTEINLSGPTWHPGVTCSPWSNFVRPSKFSKNAPNVRKIHKNSKKIHKITPLIIQNYRSIHNQDKNTHN, via the exons ATGGCCTTGTCATTGAGCGGAGACGACGAGGAGTATGATTCAGAGTCTGAGCAG CGTGCAGCTAACCGGCCAAAGCCTAAGATGGGGACATCAACGGCTGTTAAGCTTCCGTCCAATCGCAGCTCTTCGGGGGCCCGACGCAGGCGGACGCGCTGCCGAAAGTGCGAGGCGTGCCTGCGCCCTGAGTGTGGGGAGTGTCACTTCTGCAAAGACATGAAGAAGTTTGGTGGGCCCGGGCGCATGAAACAGTCATGCATAATGAGACAATGCATCGCG CCGGTGCTACCtcacactgctgtgtgtgtggtgtgtaaaGAAGCAGGAAAGGAGGACACACTGGAGGACGAGGAGGACAAGTTCAACTTTATGCTCATGGAGTGCTCGATCTGCAATGAGATCGTCCATCCCAACTGCCTGAAG ataagtgatgcCTCTGGAGTGGTGAACGACGAACTGCCAAACTGTTGGGAGTGCCCCAAATGCAACCATGCGGGGAAAAGTGGAAAA GCACTGAAGCAAAAAagaggtcctgggttcaaataTGCCTCCAACCTCCCGGGCTCTTTGCTGAGGGAGCAGAAGCCTGGGAAAGACGAAGGAGACACTTCTTCTGCCGCCAAGAAGAGACCGGAGAGAGACGAGACGCCCAGGTTCAAACTGGAGGACAGACACCCACCGGTGCTGTCACCCAGCAGCCTGCTGAGAGCCAGACCTGAAGACAAactgaggaagaagaggaagctgtttgatgatgaagaagaggagCTTAGCATGCGGAGGAAAATATGC GAAAAGTCAGACGACCCTTATTTCTCCAAACTTGTGCATCAAATCAAGACAGAGGAGGATGACGATGCgtatgaggaagaggaagaagaaggacGGGACTCTCGCTACCGTAGTGGCGCCGAGTGGAAAGGACGCTATGGAGACGCAGAAGAAGCAGATTACAGAGACTCTAAGATCGACCTTTTGAGTCTTCGTCTGAAAACTCCGGTCGGAGACAGCGACCAGTCCCACTGCAGCTCCCCACAGGCGGGTCCCAGCAGCGAGGGTGGGAGTGAGACCCAGGACAAAGGGCCACGCCCAAAAGCGCGGCGTAAACGGCGTCTGCCTAACAGAGAGCTGAGTCGAGAATTGAGCAAAGCCTTGAACCAGGAGATCCAGAAAACCGAGGACAGCCTGGCCAATGAGAACCGGCAGCCCCTAAAGGTAGAGCCTGAGAGTGAAAATGAAGAGCCCAAGAGGCTGTTCCGCAACGAGCTGAACGATCAGAGGTGCCACCTGAAGGCCAAAGAAATGAACGGGACTCCCTGGGAGTTACGCCACTTCTACCCTAGTCAAATCACTCCACTGGGTTTCAACCGGAGCACTCCCACCTCCCGGCCCGCCCCACCACGATCTCCTCCCAAGTGCGTCCAGATGGAGCGTCACGTCATCAGACCTCCTCCCATCAGCCCCCCGCCCGACGGACTGCCTCTAAAAGACGGCAAGATGCACGTCATGCAGCGCGAAGCCTGGATGGAAGTTTTCCAACATCTCACTCACCAGGAGCTGTGCGTCTGCATGAGAGTCTGCAAAACATGGAACAGATG GTGTTGTGATAAGAGACTTTGGATACAGATTGATCTGAACCGCTGCACCTCCATCACTCCACTGATGCTGAGCGGCATTATCCGCCGACAGCCCATTTATTTAGACCTCAGCTGGACCAACATATCCAAGAAGCAGTTAAGCTGGCTCATTAATCGGTTACCAG GTCTGCGAGTGTTGAAGCTGTCAGGATGCTCCTGGGCAGCCGTGTCTGCACTCTGCACCTCCAGCTGCCCTCTGCTGCGGACCCTGGATGTCCAGTGGGTGGAGGGACTCAAAGACCCACAGATGAGGGACCTTCTGTCACCGCCCACAGACAACAGACCAG GTCAGCTGGACACTCGCTGTAAGCTACGTAACGTGGAGGATCTGCGTCTGGCAGGACTCGACATCACAGACACGTCCCTTCGCCTCATCAGCCGACAGATGCCTTCACTGTCACGGCTGGACCTCAGCTACTGCAACCACATCAATGATCAGTCTGTCAACCTGCTGACCGCAGCAGGGACCACCACCAGGGACTCTCTCACTGAGATCAACCTGTCAG GTCCGACATGGCATCCGGGGGTCACATgcagcccttggtctaattttgtgcggccctcaAAGTTTTCCAAAAATGCACCAAAcgtaagaaaaatacacaaaaacagcaaaaaaatacacaaaattactccattaATCATACAGAATTACAGAAGTATACATAACcaggacaaaaacacacacaactag
- the kdm2ba gene encoding lysine (K)-specific demethylase 2Ba isoform X6, with product MALSLSGDDEEYDSESEQQRAANRPKPKMGTSTAVKLPSNRSSSGARRRRTRCRKCEACLRPECGECHFCKDMKKFGGPGRMKQSCIMRQCIAPVLPHTAVCVVCKEAGKEDTLEDEEDKFNFMLMECSICNEIVHPNCLKISDASGVVNDELPNCWECPKCNHAGKSGKQKRGPGFKYASNLPGSLLREQKPGKDEGDTSSAAKKRPERDETPRFKLEDRHPPVLSPSSLLRARPEDKLRKKRKLFDDEEEELSMRRKICEKSDDPYFSKLVHQIKTEEDDDAYEEEEEEGRDSRYRSGAEWKGRYGDAEEADYRDSKIDLLSLRLKTPVGDSDQSHCSSPQAGPSSEGGSETQDKGPRPKARRKRRLPNRELSRELSKALNQEIQKTEDSLANENRQPLKVEPESENEEPKRLFRNELNDQRCHLKAKEMNGTPWELRHFYPSQITPLGFNRSTPTSRPAPPRSPPKCVQMERHVIRPPPISPPPDGLPLKDGKMHVMQREAWMEVFQHLTHQELCVCMRVCKTWNRWCCDKRLWIQIDLNRCTSITPLMLSGIIRRQPIYLDLSWTNISKKQLSWLINRLPGLRVLKLSGCSWAAVSALCTSSCPLLRTLDVQWVEGLKDPQMRDLLSPPTDNRPGQLDTRCKLRNVEDLRLAGLDITDTSLRLISRQMPSLSRLDLSYCNHINDQSVNLLTAAGTTTRDSLTEINLSVCNRVTDHSLNFFKRCGSICQIDLRFCKQVTKTACERFIAEMSVSVPFRLKEEKLLHKAS from the exons ATGGCCTTGTCATTGAGCGGAGACGACGAGGAGTATGATTCAGAGTCTGAGCAG CAGCGTGCAGCTAACCGGCCAAAGCCTAAGATGGGGACATCAACGGCTGTTAAGCTTCCGTCCAATCGCAGCTCTTCGGGGGCCCGACGCAGGCGGACGCGCTGCCGAAAGTGCGAGGCGTGCCTGCGCCCTGAGTGTGGGGAGTGTCACTTCTGCAAAGACATGAAGAAGTTTGGTGGGCCCGGGCGCATGAAACAGTCATGCATAATGAGACAATGCATCGCG CCGGTGCTACCtcacactgctgtgtgtgtggtgtgtaaaGAAGCAGGAAAGGAGGACACACTGGAGGACGAGGAGGACAAGTTCAACTTTATGCTCATGGAGTGCTCGATCTGCAATGAGATCGTCCATCCCAACTGCCTGAAG ataagtgatgcCTCTGGAGTGGTGAACGACGAACTGCCAAACTGTTGGGAGTGCCCCAAATGCAACCATGCGGGGAAAAGTGGAAAA CAAAAAagaggtcctgggttcaaataTGCCTCCAACCTCCCGGGCTCTTTGCTGAGGGAGCAGAAGCCTGGGAAAGACGAAGGAGACACTTCTTCTGCCGCCAAGAAGAGACCGGAGAGAGACGAGACGCCCAGGTTCAAACTGGAGGACAGACACCCACCGGTGCTGTCACCCAGCAGCCTGCTGAGAGCCAGACCTGAAGACAAactgaggaagaagaggaagctgtttgatgatgaagaagaggagCTTAGCATGCGGAGGAAAATATGC GAAAAGTCAGACGACCCTTATTTCTCCAAACTTGTGCATCAAATCAAGACAGAGGAGGATGACGATGCgtatgaggaagaggaagaagaaggacGGGACTCTCGCTACCGTAGTGGCGCCGAGTGGAAAGGACGCTATGGAGACGCAGAAGAAGCAGATTACAGAGACTCTAAGATCGACCTTTTGAGTCTTCGTCTGAAAACTCCGGTCGGAGACAGCGACCAGTCCCACTGCAGCTCCCCACAGGCGGGTCCCAGCAGCGAGGGTGGGAGTGAGACCCAGGACAAAGGGCCACGCCCAAAAGCGCGGCGTAAACGGCGTCTGCCTAACAGAGAGCTGAGTCGAGAATTGAGCAAAGCCTTGAACCAGGAGATCCAGAAAACCGAGGACAGCCTGGCCAATGAGAACCGGCAGCCCCTAAAGGTAGAGCCTGAGAGTGAAAATGAAGAGCCCAAGAGGCTGTTCCGCAACGAGCTGAACGATCAGAGGTGCCACCTGAAGGCCAAAGAAATGAACGGGACTCCCTGGGAGTTACGCCACTTCTACCCTAGTCAAATCACTCCACTGGGTTTCAACCGGAGCACTCCCACCTCCCGGCCCGCCCCACCACGATCTCCTCCCAAGTGCGTCCAGATGGAGCGTCACGTCATCAGACCTCCTCCCATCAGCCCCCCGCCCGACGGACTGCCTCTAAAAGACGGCAAGATGCACGTCATGCAGCGCGAAGCCTGGATGGAAGTTTTCCAACATCTCACTCACCAGGAGCTGTGCGTCTGCATGAGAGTCTGCAAAACATGGAACAGATG GTGTTGTGATAAGAGACTTTGGATACAGATTGATCTGAACCGCTGCACCTCCATCACTCCACTGATGCTGAGCGGCATTATCCGCCGACAGCCCATTTATTTAGACCTCAGCTGGACCAACATATCCAAGAAGCAGTTAAGCTGGCTCATTAATCGGTTACCAG GTCTGCGAGTGTTGAAGCTGTCAGGATGCTCCTGGGCAGCCGTGTCTGCACTCTGCACCTCCAGCTGCCCTCTGCTGCGGACCCTGGATGTCCAGTGGGTGGAGGGACTCAAAGACCCACAGATGAGGGACCTTCTGTCACCGCCCACAGACAACAGACCAG GTCAGCTGGACACTCGCTGTAAGCTACGTAACGTGGAGGATCTGCGTCTGGCAGGACTCGACATCACAGACACGTCCCTTCGCCTCATCAGCCGACAGATGCCTTCACTGTCACGGCTGGACCTCAGCTACTGCAACCACATCAATGATCAGTCTGTCAACCTGCTGACCGCAGCAGGGACCACCACCAGGGACTCTCTCACTGAGATCAACCTGTCAG TTTGTAATCGAGTCACAGACCATTCCTTGAACTTTTTCAAACGCTGCGGGAGCATCTGCCAGATCGACCTCCGCTTCTGCAAACAGGTGACCAAGACGGCCTGTGAAAGGTTCATCGCAGAGATGTCAGTAAGCGTCCCGTTCCGACTCAAAGAGGAGAAACTGCTGCACAAGGCCAGCTAG
- the kdm2ba gene encoding lysine (K)-specific demethylase 2Ba isoform X4: MALSLSGDDEEYDSESEQQRAANRPKPKMGTSTAVKLPSNRSSSGARRRRTRCRKCEACLRPECGECHFCKDMKKFGGPGRMKQSCIMRQCIAPVLPHTAVCVVCKEAGKEDTLEDEEDKFNFMLMECSICNEIVHPNCLKISDASGVVNDELPNCWECPKCNHAGKSGKQKRGPGFKYASNLPGSLLREQKPGKDEGDTSSAAKKRPERDETPRFKLEDRHPPVLSPSSLLRARPEDKLRKKRKLFDDEEEELSMRRKICEKSDDPYFSKLVHQIKTEEDDDAYEEEEEEGRDSRYRSGAEWKGRYGDAEEADYRDSKIDLLSLRLKTPVGDSDQSHCSSPQAGPSSEGGSETQDKGPRPKARRKRRLPNRELSRELSKALNQEIQKTEDSLANENRQPLKVEPESENEEPKRLFRNELNDQRCHLKAKEMNGTPWELRHFYPSQITPLGFNRSTPTSRPAPPRSPPKCVQMERHVIRPPPISPPPDGLPLKDGKMHVMQREAWMEVFQHLTHQELCVCMRVCKTWNRWCCDKRLWIQIDLNRCTSITPLMLSGIIRRQPIYLDLSWTNISKKQLSWLINRLPGLRVLKLSGCSWAAVSALCTSSCPLLRTLDVQWVEGLKDPQMRDLLSPPTDNRPGQLDTRCKLRNVEDLRLAGLDITDTSLRLISRQMPSLSRLDLSYCNHINDQSVNLLTAAGTTTRDSLTEINLSGPTWHPGVTCSPWSNFVRPSKFSKNAPNVRKIHKNSKKIHKITPLIIQNYRSIHNQDKNTHN; this comes from the exons ATGGCCTTGTCATTGAGCGGAGACGACGAGGAGTATGATTCAGAGTCTGAGCAG CAGCGTGCAGCTAACCGGCCAAAGCCTAAGATGGGGACATCAACGGCTGTTAAGCTTCCGTCCAATCGCAGCTCTTCGGGGGCCCGACGCAGGCGGACGCGCTGCCGAAAGTGCGAGGCGTGCCTGCGCCCTGAGTGTGGGGAGTGTCACTTCTGCAAAGACATGAAGAAGTTTGGTGGGCCCGGGCGCATGAAACAGTCATGCATAATGAGACAATGCATCGCG CCGGTGCTACCtcacactgctgtgtgtgtggtgtgtaaaGAAGCAGGAAAGGAGGACACACTGGAGGACGAGGAGGACAAGTTCAACTTTATGCTCATGGAGTGCTCGATCTGCAATGAGATCGTCCATCCCAACTGCCTGAAG ataagtgatgcCTCTGGAGTGGTGAACGACGAACTGCCAAACTGTTGGGAGTGCCCCAAATGCAACCATGCGGGGAAAAGTGGAAAA CAAAAAagaggtcctgggttcaaataTGCCTCCAACCTCCCGGGCTCTTTGCTGAGGGAGCAGAAGCCTGGGAAAGACGAAGGAGACACTTCTTCTGCCGCCAAGAAGAGACCGGAGAGAGACGAGACGCCCAGGTTCAAACTGGAGGACAGACACCCACCGGTGCTGTCACCCAGCAGCCTGCTGAGAGCCAGACCTGAAGACAAactgaggaagaagaggaagctgtttgatgatgaagaagaggagCTTAGCATGCGGAGGAAAATATGC GAAAAGTCAGACGACCCTTATTTCTCCAAACTTGTGCATCAAATCAAGACAGAGGAGGATGACGATGCgtatgaggaagaggaagaagaaggacGGGACTCTCGCTACCGTAGTGGCGCCGAGTGGAAAGGACGCTATGGAGACGCAGAAGAAGCAGATTACAGAGACTCTAAGATCGACCTTTTGAGTCTTCGTCTGAAAACTCCGGTCGGAGACAGCGACCAGTCCCACTGCAGCTCCCCACAGGCGGGTCCCAGCAGCGAGGGTGGGAGTGAGACCCAGGACAAAGGGCCACGCCCAAAAGCGCGGCGTAAACGGCGTCTGCCTAACAGAGAGCTGAGTCGAGAATTGAGCAAAGCCTTGAACCAGGAGATCCAGAAAACCGAGGACAGCCTGGCCAATGAGAACCGGCAGCCCCTAAAGGTAGAGCCTGAGAGTGAAAATGAAGAGCCCAAGAGGCTGTTCCGCAACGAGCTGAACGATCAGAGGTGCCACCTGAAGGCCAAAGAAATGAACGGGACTCCCTGGGAGTTACGCCACTTCTACCCTAGTCAAATCACTCCACTGGGTTTCAACCGGAGCACTCCCACCTCCCGGCCCGCCCCACCACGATCTCCTCCCAAGTGCGTCCAGATGGAGCGTCACGTCATCAGACCTCCTCCCATCAGCCCCCCGCCCGACGGACTGCCTCTAAAAGACGGCAAGATGCACGTCATGCAGCGCGAAGCCTGGATGGAAGTTTTCCAACATCTCACTCACCAGGAGCTGTGCGTCTGCATGAGAGTCTGCAAAACATGGAACAGATG GTGTTGTGATAAGAGACTTTGGATACAGATTGATCTGAACCGCTGCACCTCCATCACTCCACTGATGCTGAGCGGCATTATCCGCCGACAGCCCATTTATTTAGACCTCAGCTGGACCAACATATCCAAGAAGCAGTTAAGCTGGCTCATTAATCGGTTACCAG GTCTGCGAGTGTTGAAGCTGTCAGGATGCTCCTGGGCAGCCGTGTCTGCACTCTGCACCTCCAGCTGCCCTCTGCTGCGGACCCTGGATGTCCAGTGGGTGGAGGGACTCAAAGACCCACAGATGAGGGACCTTCTGTCACCGCCCACAGACAACAGACCAG GTCAGCTGGACACTCGCTGTAAGCTACGTAACGTGGAGGATCTGCGTCTGGCAGGACTCGACATCACAGACACGTCCCTTCGCCTCATCAGCCGACAGATGCCTTCACTGTCACGGCTGGACCTCAGCTACTGCAACCACATCAATGATCAGTCTGTCAACCTGCTGACCGCAGCAGGGACCACCACCAGGGACTCTCTCACTGAGATCAACCTGTCAG GTCCGACATGGCATCCGGGGGTCACATgcagcccttggtctaattttgtgcggccctcaAAGTTTTCCAAAAATGCACCAAAcgtaagaaaaatacacaaaaacagcaaaaaaatacacaaaattactccattaATCATACAGAATTACAGAAGTATACATAACcaggacaaaaacacacacaactag